Genomic window (Terriglobia bacterium):
ATCGGCATCGAGCGGCTGATCCTCCTCCTCCCCGCGGATCGCGGGCGGCCGATGGGCGTGGATCTCCTTCTGGTCTGCCTTGGCCAGGAGGCCTGGCGCGCGTCGATCTCCCTGACGCAGCGCCTCCGCGGCGCCGGCCTCAGCGTCGTCATGTCCCTTGCGGAGAGGCCGATGGGGGCGCAGCTCAAGCGCGCGGAGCGCGTGGGCGCCCGGCACGCGCTGTTCGTCGGGGAAGGAGAGCTGGCGGGGGGCCGGTACGGACTCAAGGATCTGGCCACCGGCGAACAGGTCACGGTGGACGAGCCGGGCCTCCTGGCCCGGCTGGGAGGGATGCATGGCGAATGACGTTCCGCCGCTCCTTCATCGAACGGCGGGGTGTGGAGAGGTGACGGAGGCCGACGCCGCGGCGCGGCGCGAGGTCGTTCTCACCGGCTGGGTGCACCGCCGCCGGGATCTCGGGAACCTCATCTTCGTCGAGGTCCGCGACGCCACGGGGCGCGTGCAGGTGGTGTTCGACCCCTCCAGCGTCCCCGAGGCCCACTCCGTCGCGCAGCACCTCCACGCGGAGGACGTCCTGGGCGTGCGAGGGGTGGTGGTTCCCCGCGAGGCGGTGAACGCCGACCATCCCACGGGCCGCGTCGAGGTCCGCGCCGCCGAGCTCACGATCCACAACCGCGCCCTGTCCGTCCCGTTCCCGGTGGACGACGAGATCGAGGCGAACGAGGAGGTGCGGCTCACGCACCGGTACGTGGATCTGAGAAGGCCCCGCCTCCAGGCCGCGTTGCGCCTGAGGCACCGGCTCGCGGTCGCGTCCCGCCGCGTGCTGGACGATCTCGGATTCGTGGAGATCGAGACGCCCATGCTCACCCGCTCGACGCCCGAGGGGGCGCGGGACTATCTCGTTCCCAGTCGGATCCACCGAGGCCGATTCTACGCGCTGCCCCAATCTCCCCAGCTGTTCAAGCAGCTGTTGATGGTCGCGGGGTTCGAGCGTTACTACCAGTTCGCGCGGTGCTTCCGCGACGAGGACAACCGGGCGGACCGCCAGCCCGAGTTCACCCAGATCGACCTCGAGCTCTCGTTCGCCGAGCCCGAGACGATCTACGCCGTGGCCGAGCCGCTGATGGTTCGGATGTTCCGCGAGATCGGGGTCGAGGTCACCCCCCCGTTCCGGCGGATGCCCTATGCCGAGGCGCTGGACCGCTTCGGGAGCGACCGGCCGGACACGCGGTTCGGCCTGGAGCTTCGCGACGCGGGAATCGCCGCCCCGGGGAGCGGGTTCGTCGTATTCGACTCCGCGCTTAAGGCGGGAGGCGCCGTGCGCGGCATCGCGGTTCCCGGAGGGGCTTCCGCCTCGCGAAAGACGCTGGACACCTGGACCACCTGGGCGCGGGAGGCCGGTGCGAAGGGGCTCGTGACCGTGAAGCTCGAGCCGTCGGGCGGCGTGGCGTCGCCGGCGCTCAAGGCGCTGGGGGACGAGAGGGCTCGCGCGGTGGCCG
Coding sequences:
- the aspS gene encoding aspartate--tRNA ligase, producing the protein MANDVPPLLHRTAGCGEVTEADAAARREVVLTGWVHRRRDLGNLIFVEVRDATGRVQVVFDPSSVPEAHSVAQHLHAEDVLGVRGVVVPREAVNADHPTGRVEVRAAELTIHNRALSVPFPVDDEIEANEEVRLTHRYVDLRRPRLQAALRLRHRLAVASRRVLDDLGFVEIETPMLTRSTPEGARDYLVPSRIHRGRFYALPQSPQLFKQLLMVAGFERYYQFARCFRDEDNRADRQPEFTQIDLELSFAEPETIYAVAEPLMVRMFREIGVEVTPPFRRMPYAEALDRFGSDRPDTRFGLELRDAGIAAPGSGFVVFDSALKAGGAVRGIAVPGGASASRKTLDTWTTWAREAGAKGLVTVKLEPSGGVASPALKALGDERARAVAAAVGASPGDAALFVADTREACNRVLGTLRLRIAAERGLVPENRWDLLWVERFPLLQWEAGEGRFVACHHPFTAPRWEDLDRLESDPGSVHAQAYDLVLNGTEIGGGSIRIHRRDVQE